GTTTACTCTGGGTCCGATGGCTGAGCAGGTTCGCCGCGTCTACGGCGCATCGATGTCGCCGGACGCCACCGCGTTCGCGCATCTCGTCGACGACGGCGGATACCCGCGCGCGGTGCAGCGGTTCCTGCGCGGGTGGCGAGCCAGTAGCTCCCGAGACGTCGAACTGCCCGTCGAGGGGCCGGTGAACCGCGTCGTCCACTCCGCGGACGGACACTGGCTCGCCTGTGAGGTGGCGCCCGAAGGCGGCAGCCGAAGCCAGATCTGGGTGGTGACAACCGATCCCGACGACCGTGACGCGCGTCGTATCGATAACTGGCCGGCCGGAACACCCGAGGGCACAGCGGAATTGATCAGTTGGGACGGCACCCGGGTGGCGGCGATCCTGACGGGCGACGACGGCGTCGGCAGCTCGTGCCTGATCGATCCCGCCGACGGCACGACAGTCGTGCTCGACCGGCGCTCGGGCGGCAGGCTGGTCGACGCGTGGGCGGGGGTCTCCCTCGTGCGGGTGGGGCCGCGCGGCTACCGCGACCTCATCATGTTGCGCGGGCAGACCGAAATCGCCTTGCTGCCTTACGATCCCGGCTCCACTACCGATAACGGGATCATTCTCGACGACCACACTCCCCGCCGACTGCGGGCCGGTTTGGAAGGGGAGTCCTACGAGCTGTATCAACCGGCCAGCGTCTACGGCGTCAACAGCACCGAGGGGTATGTGCGCGCGCTGATCCGCAGTGAGAACGGCGCCGAGCACGCCAGACTGCTCGAGGTCACCACCACCGCCGACGGGGTGGCCTACCAGGTGGTCGCCGAACGGCCGGGTTACGAACTCGACGAATTCACCGTCAGCGACGACCTCTCGACAGTGGCGATCCTGTGGAACATCAACGGCGCCAGCGAATTACAGATCGTCGAGCTCTCTGACTACACGGCCTACCCGCCGATCCCGCTGCCCGGAATGGTGGCGAGCCAGCTCAGTATCAGCGCAGGCGGTTCGATGTTGGCGCTGACGGTGGAAAGCCCGTCGATGCCGCCGACGGTCGAACTCGTCGAACCCCGCACGCGCGAATGGGAACACGTCGACCGCGAGCCGAGCCTGGGCCCCGTGTCGGCCGATCCGACGTTGGAGACCATCACCGCACGTGACGGTTTGACGTTCAGCGGGTGGCTCTTCAGGCCGCCCGAAGGAGTCGAGCAGATCGGCGCGATGATCTTCCTGCACGGCGGCCCCGAAGGACAGGGCCGGCCCGGATACAACGAGTTCTTCCCCCCGCTGCTGGAAGCGGGCATTGCGGTATTCCTGCCCAACGTGCGCGGTTCCGGCGGATTCGGCCGCTCGTTCATGCACGCCGACGACCGAGAGAAGCGATTCGCGGCCATCGACGACGTCGCCGATGCGGTAAACTTCCTCGCCGACAACGGTCACGCGCATCGTGACCGCATCGCGTGCTGCGGGTGGTCCTACGGCGGCTATCTGACACAGGCCGCGCTCACCTTCCATCCGGACCTCTTCGCGGCAGGCATCAGCATCTGCGGCATGAGCGACCTCAACACCTGGTATCGCACCACCGAACCGTGGATCGCCGCGGCCGCGTACCCGAAATACGGGCATCCCGTCAGTGATCGCGACCTGCTAGAGCAGTTGTCGCCGCTGCAACGCGTGGAGGCGTTGACCGCGCCGCTGCTGCTCGTCCACGGCGCCAACGACACCAACGTCCCGCCGGACGAGTCATTGCAGATGTACACCGCCCTACGCACCCTCGGGCGCACCGTCGAGCACCTGGTGTTCGAGGACGACGGCCACGAAATCGACAAGCGCGAAAACCGCGCCGTGCTGGTCAAGGCGATGCTCGAATGGCTCCTCACGGCGTTCGCGGCACGTCAGGTGTCGTAACCCGTTCGTTGTCATCGACAGGTTTGAAGAATTATCTGCTGGGTAAACACGCTGCGTGCGCACCGATTTGGGGCGCAGTTGAAGATGGAGGCGCAGCATGCGAGGCGGTGGGCTACTCGGCGTTTTGGTGCTCATCTGGTTGCTGATCGGCGCTTTTGCGGCGTATCAGCGCGGTTACTTTGAAACTGGCGCAACCAACTGCGCGACAACGGGAAGCATCGCTCTCACCGTTGTCGTCGGCCCGCTCAACTATGCGGGCGTCAATCCGAAGGTAACGGACTGCAATATCCCGCAGCCAAGTCAATAGCCCACTGGCAGTTGGCATTTCAAGAGAAGGAGTAACGATGATCATCCTTGGAGTCATCCTCGCCGTGCTCGGCTGGATCCTCGGTATCAGCGTCCTGACGACGATCGGTGTCATTCTGGTCGTCATCGGTGCCGTCTTCTGGATTCTCGGATCCGTCGGACGTCCCGTCGGTGGCCGCCGAGCCTGGTACTAGTCGCTCACGCTCGGCGCGGCCGAGGTCAACGCAGCAACCGTCATCGCACGAAGGATGGCCCGCTCGTTGACCTCGGCCTTTTTAGTGGCATTCGGCTTCACCGAATGTGGAGTCGAATTCAACAGTCCGAACGTTGCGTGCGCCATCATCCGGGCATTGTCTTCGGCCAGCGACGGGTTCAGCTGCCGCAGGACATCCACCCAGATCTCGACGTACTGACGCTGGGCCTTGCGGACCTGACGTTTGGCCGTCGGCGGGAGGTTGGGAAGGTCGCGATCCTGGATGCGGATCAGATCCGATTCGCCCAGTGCGAAGTCGAGATGGAAGTCGATCAGTCCGTCCAACGCCGAGCGGGGATCCTTGGCATGCGCGACGACGTCCGTGGCGCCGGCAAGGAGTCGAGTGCTGATGCCGACCAGCAACTCGACGAGCATCGCCTCCTTGTTGGGGAAGTGACGGTAAATCGCGGGTCCGCTGACGCCTGCGGCCGCCCCGATGTCCTCCAGTCGTACCGCCAGATAGCCGCGTTCGGCCACCAGGCGTTCGGCCGCAGCGATCAACTGCGAGCGCCGGTCGGATTTGGCCCGGCTGCGGCGCGTCGCGGTGATGACAGGCTCCGAAGCGGAGGCCATGTGCACCCTCCAACGGACTGGTGGACATTTCGGTTAATCGTGACTAACATACCACGAGTTAGTCGTCATTAACTCAAACGAACGGGTTTTCTGCGATGACAACGCGGACGTCGTATCGCGAGGAGCACCTCGAACTGGTGGCTCAACTGCGCGCCAAACTTGCCGCCGCGGCGCTCGGCGGCCCGGAGCGCGCCCGTGAACGCCATGTCAGTCGAGGCAAGCTGCTTCCGCGCGATCGCGTCGACGGCCTCCTTGACCCGGGCAGCCCGTTTCTCGAGTTGAGTCCTCTCGCCGCCAACGGCATGTACGACGACGAATGCCCCGGCGCGGGCATGATCGCCGGTATCGGGCGCG
The nucleotide sequence above comes from Mycolicibacterium moriokaense. Encoded proteins:
- a CDS encoding SACE_7040 family transcriptional regulator; protein product: MASASEPVITATRRSRAKSDRRSQLIAAAERLVAERGYLAVRLEDIGAAAGVSGPAIYRHFPNKEAMLVELLVGISTRLLAGATDVVAHAKDPRSALDGLIDFHLDFALGESDLIRIQDRDLPNLPPTAKRQVRKAQRQYVEIWVDVLRQLNPSLAEDNARMMAHATFGLLNSTPHSVKPNATKKAEVNERAILRAMTVAALTSAAPSVSD
- a CDS encoding DUF6131 family protein, with the protein product MIILGVILAVLGWILGISVLTTIGVILVVIGAVFWILGSVGRPVGGRRAWY
- a CDS encoding alpha/beta hydrolase family protein, whose amino-acid sequence is MAEQVRRVYGASMSPDATAFAHLVDDGGYPRAVQRFLRGWRASSSRDVELPVEGPVNRVVHSADGHWLACEVAPEGGSRSQIWVVTTDPDDRDARRIDNWPAGTPEGTAELISWDGTRVAAILTGDDGVGSSCLIDPADGTTVVLDRRSGGRLVDAWAGVSLVRVGPRGYRDLIMLRGQTEIALLPYDPGSTTDNGIILDDHTPRRLRAGLEGESYELYQPASVYGVNSTEGYVRALIRSENGAEHARLLEVTTTADGVAYQVVAERPGYELDEFTVSDDLSTVAILWNINGASELQIVELSDYTAYPPIPLPGMVASQLSISAGGSMLALTVESPSMPPTVELVEPRTREWEHVDREPSLGPVSADPTLETITARDGLTFSGWLFRPPEGVEQIGAMIFLHGGPEGQGRPGYNEFFPPLLEAGIAVFLPNVRGSGGFGRSFMHADDREKRFAAIDDVADAVNFLADNGHAHRDRIACCGWSYGGYLTQAALTFHPDLFAAGISICGMSDLNTWYRTTEPWIAAAAYPKYGHPVSDRDLLEQLSPLQRVEALTAPLLLVHGANDTNVPPDESLQMYTALRTLGRTVEHLVFEDDGHEIDKRENRAVLVKAMLEWLLTAFAARQVS